The sequence below is a genomic window from Takifugu flavidus isolate HTHZ2018 chromosome 11, ASM371156v2, whole genome shotgun sequence.
GCTGCACTTCTGCAGTCGCATCTGGTAAACATGCTGCTCTGAGCTGAGATTTGTCATCCTAAAGGGCATTCCAGCatttataaatattaaaaacacatttttggccAGTTTTTGGACTACAGTGAGTGTTGACCACTTTTCTGTTTCACAGGCAGCATGTTCAGAGCCATGAGTGTGCCTGAATAAAACAGGGGTAAGTGCACATTAGATTCTGAATGAAAACTGCTTtactgtacaaaaacacactaacttcctgtttttctgtaatCAGATTTAGGGTTCTTCCTCTGAGACTGGTAGAATCTCTACAAGACAACTCCCGCTCCATCTGCTTTATCTGCTCAGAAATCAGTGATTTGCTTATATCTGCTTATAACACTCATTTTACTCCACTCATTTATCTGTTCATTTTTAGCTGGTTAGAGGGTCTTTATTGACAATTGGGATTGATTCTAAAACCTTTTCTGTAGTAGAAAACAATCAAAGAGGATTTTAAAAGAAAGTAATTCATTTGAATATTGCAGGATTTATACATTTTTATGATGCCTATAAATTACTGTGATCTCTCAAACCAGAATAGTTATTAACTTTGTGCATGCgcttattaaaaacaagaacaaattaaaacaatgatattaaaacaaaatgttctgcttttatttggCAATAAACTTTTTAAAGACAGGTTTAGTGGGTTTCTTTACACTGTCACAATGGATCCCTTGAATGTACCTGAATTATgatttatgaataaaaacaaagaaaatggccCATGTGGGGAAAGAGAAATACAAGTTGAAAAAGGCAATAAATAAAGACCAACAAAAGAATCTACAGAAGTGTTTCATCTTCCCAAATTCAGCCCATAAATGTTCCACATAGGCGAGACACAAAGAGATCAACACACAACCTACATTTGATTTAGTGTctccacagacaggaaacaactAAAATCCACATCAAGAGTTTTGCATCCAAAATGCATTATGTGCAAAATGAATTAGTGAATTCTGGACTGTAAACTTTGACTGCTGTAATGTATGGATCTGCTGAATATGTCTGGATTTAAAGATTCTATATTTCTAAAATGCTACAgttcaaatgcaaaaaaaaatcaaaagataaATTCCAGCATATGATGCAGACAGCCACATAGAAAGGCTTTAAAACAACCGGCATGAGATGATAATACTATTAGAGTAGGCActcttaaataaatatttattgatCTAATTTTACATGTACAAGCATTTCTAAAGTGCAATTTAACCTGAATCTTAAAAACAAATTTACTTTGGAAAAAAGCTCTTTTTAGCTCAGCTGCTCTTCCAGTATGAAGTCAAACATTTATAGGTGCCTTTTTCAGTATTTTTCTTAAACATTTGGCATTTCCAATAatacacatatatactgtaACTTGATATATTGTTGGTGTGCATATTTCGAGTTCTGACAGCTATAGGCATCAGATGAGCCCACACACCTCACCTCCCTCAGTATGTAAGTGCACAGTTTAGAGTGCAACAGTGTAAAGTTGCTATAAGATCCCTGAACATGAAGAACACAGAAGGCACCAGAGAAAAGCTCAGCGATCGCCTGCTAAAAATTCAACTACACTTCTAATTCATAACCCTCCGAGTTTCCTTAGGGGGTTATTGGATGTGAACATTTGACAGACATGATATGGCATCAATTAAAGCAGCCGCGGCCATTTTTACACAGCAGAATAAGAATTACTAACACCAATGAAAACAAAGGGTGCTTTTGTGTTTATATGTTTCTCCATCACTTGACTTTCAATAcaagggaaaataaaaatgaaaaatctcAGACTTTAAGGTTCCAGTATGAATCGGTACTATAATGTCTTCTTTCTTTAACTGTGTCTATTTGTTGCCTCCCTTCAGGTTGCGTATATAGTCTTTGATGGTGTTTTCAATGTTGGGAACGGCATAATTCTGTGCCGCATACATTCCTGTACATGTTCCTATTGCAACACCCATTAATGCTGAAGATCGTAGCCTTGCAACAACATACCCAGCCAGAAATCCCTTCAGAAAAGGAGAAGCCAGCAGACTGCCTCCCTAAGGAGCAAAAAAAGAGGGGAGATTAAACTTGACACCAACCAGAAAAtaaagtgttgttgttttttccagaaAGATTATCCGCAACATCAGCATCAATTTATGTCTTACTGGAGGAAGCCCAGCTTGGATTTCATCCTCCACGCGTTTCTGGATGTCCTCTAGTTGGTCTTTCAACTCCACAAGGTCCTTGAGTTGACCTAAGGTATTCTGGAAATAAGGatacagaggaaaaacaaaaaataaaatgattaaaaccatATATATTGGGTTATAACTAACAAGGAAATTACAAAGAGAAAACAGGTAATCACTTTTACCTTAACGTTGACAGCGACCTAAGGCATAatcttttcagttttaaacCTACTCAACTTGGCTATGCACTATTAAATAAGTCAAGGATAGTACAAACATAACCACTTCTAACCACACTAAATATACCAGTGTCACTATGATTGACAGCC
It includes:
- the LOC130533796 gene encoding SLC35A4 upstream open reading frame protein-like; its protein translation is MSDDKNTLGQLKDLVELKDQLEDIQKRVEDEIQAGLPPGGSLLASPFLKGFLAGYVVARLRSSALMGVAIGTCTGMYAAQNYAVPNIENTIKDYIRNLKGGNK